In Planctomycetota bacterium, the genomic window CTCGGCGAGGCTTTCTCCTCGAGCTGGGTGGCCTTTTGGCCGCACCAGGAAGCTCCGACCCGCGAGGAGATCGGCAGCGCCTTCACGGCGTGGCTGGGCCGTGACATCGACGCCCAAGCCCCCGAAAGCGAGGAAGAGGGCGTGCTCTGGGTCATGGCCTTCACGCTGGATGACATCGAGGCCCCGGCGGTGGTGTGGGCGGAGTCGGCGATTCCGATTCAGGATGAGGAGGGTCTGCAGGCGATTCGCGATTGCAAATGGGTCGTGCGGATGCAGGTGATGCTGCCCGAGAGCGAGCCGCACGAGGCCTATTTCAAGTCGGTCGCCCTGCTGGGCGGGGCGCTGGGCGATGTCGCCGGAATCCTCGACGCCGTCACCGGGCAGTTCATGCCGCGCGAGACGCTGGAGGCGGGATTCCTTTTGCCCGAGGCAAAGCCGCATGAGCGCTGGCTGTGGCGCGTGGGCGGCGTCGGCGTCGCGGGGGAGGAAGCCAACGAGGATCGACCGACGCTGCTCTTCACAACCGGATTGTGGCGCTGCGGCCGTCCCGAGCTGGAGCTGATGGAGATTCCCGCCAAGCACGTCCGCGCCGGTCTGATCCTGATCGACGCCATGGCGGGCCTGTTGCTTGAAGGCGACATGCCCGAGGCGGGCGAGAAGATCGAAGTCGGCCCCGGTCTCGAGGTCTGCCTGCAACCCTGGCAGGAAGTC contains:
- a CDS encoding DUF2314 domain-containing protein; translation: MDAEPEASEPDDSEKASPWTLGEAFSSSWVAFWPHQEAPTREEIGSAFTAWLGRDIDAQAPESEEEGVLWVMAFTLDDIEAPAVVWAESAIPIQDEEGLQAIRDCKWVVRMQVMLPESEPHEAYFKSVALLGGALGDVAGILDAVTGQFMPRETLEAGFLLPEAKPHERWLWRVGGVGVAGEEANEDRPTLLFTTGLWRCGRPELELMEIPAKHVRAGLILIDAMAGLLLEGDMPEAGEKIEVGPGLEVCLQPWQEVAATVEDGAPGSNTFRAAARSEEGYSPLLGVRAVVCHPETVGEFKKVWTWPAKVIEALETGHAALFATEHAIDATAARAQKHFDAFATAFASLRRSPDAAHQALVERAFQVQAPLEGGEDPDRIEQAWFIVRKFDGEFLDTVLLDRPHSRGDLQAGSGVRLRVAQVTDWRVELPEGDFSSDMWTELLPAVDRLRGIS